One Rhodospirillales bacterium DNA window includes the following coding sequences:
- the ybgF gene encoding tol-pal system protein YbgF has translation MTGFDQKFKFRTAFRALVPAVVLSGIILMNSVAFGQSLTQKVSRPELQSLINKIERLQREMTTVQQQVYRSRSGGGSSGSAAKSAPIGPIGQAGPSDGGLAATMQVRLDEIETQMRGFTGKIEELNHAVDGINAQMKKLVSDMEFRIKALETRLAGPGTNGATPSASAAPPQMTPSPSQPGILGTIPLKDLNASGAPGKAAVQPTKTVAVSAAEILPKGTAEEQYKHATGLLFQTDYVNAERALSAFVVVHPKHKLAGNAQYWLGETHYVRKNYRGAAQVFAEGYQKYPNSAKSADNLLKLGMSLAAMGKKKSACATFKRLAKEFSKAAKRIKARVGKQRKKLRCR, from the coding sequence ATGACAGGTTTTGATCAGAAATTTAAGTTCCGCACCGCCTTTCGGGCTCTTGTTCCCGCTGTGGTGCTTTCTGGCATCATTTTGATGAACAGTGTTGCCTTTGGGCAATCGCTGACACAAAAGGTTTCAAGGCCCGAACTGCAATCTCTGATCAACAAGATTGAGCGTCTCCAACGTGAGATGACCACCGTTCAGCAGCAAGTCTACCGCAGCCGCAGTGGTGGTGGCAGCAGCGGTAGTGCGGCAAAGTCGGCCCCGATTGGCCCGATTGGCCAAGCTGGCCCGAGTGATGGTGGCCTGGCAGCGACCATGCAGGTGCGTTTGGATGAAATAGAAACCCAGATGCGCGGCTTTACAGGAAAAATTGAAGAGCTGAACCATGCTGTCGATGGCATCAACGCTCAAATGAAAAAGCTGGTTTCCGATATGGAATTCAGGATCAAGGCGCTGGAAACGCGTCTTGCGGGGCCGGGTACCAACGGGGCAACGCCGTCCGCATCGGCGGCCCCGCCCCAGATGACGCCATCGCCATCACAGCCTGGAATTCTTGGAACCATTCCGCTCAAGGATTTGAACGCTTCTGGGGCACCAGGAAAAGCAGCCGTTCAACCAACAAAGACCGTGGCTGTGTCTGCGGCAGAAATTTTGCCCAAAGGGACAGCGGAAGAACAATACAAACATGCCACAGGGCTTCTTTTCCAGACCGATTATGTCAATGCTGAGCGGGCTTTGTCCGCATTTGTGGTTGTCCATCCCAAGCACAAACTGGCAGGCAATGCCCAATATTGGCTGGGTGAAACCCATTACGTGCGCAAAAATTATCGGGGGGCGGCACAGGTTTTCGCTGAGGGGTATCAAAAATATCCCAATAGCGCAAAAAGTGCGGATAACCTTTTGAAGCTGGGCATGTCGCTGGCGGCAATGGGAAAAAAGAAAAGTGCCTGTGCAACCTTTAAAAGGCTGGCTAAAGAATTTTCCAAAGCAGCCAAGCGCATTAAGGCCCGGGTCGGCAAACAGCGCAAGAAACTGCGCTGTCGTTAA